The following proteins are encoded in a genomic region of Rhodoferax aquaticus:
- a CDS encoding DMT family transporter: MKLTHNRAVLLMVLVALMWSTAGVVTRHLESARSFEVTFWRSFFTVLSLSAILPLVSGRQVFAKLRLATPAFWLSAVCWSVMFTAFMVALTLTSVGNVLVTMSMGPLLTALIARVFIGHRVPMRTWVAVVVAGAGIFYMYASQVGSITLWGTLVALCVPIAGATNWTVTQHAHGQGQDVDLMPAVWVGGVISCLVALPLALPFQATAHDVALLGLLGVFQLAVPCVLSVRVAQVLKAPEISLLQLLEVIFGILLAWWGANEVPGSAVLSGGALVIGALVVNELIGWRQRQ, encoded by the coding sequence ATGAAGCTCACCCATAACCGCGCTGTCTTGCTGATGGTGCTGGTCGCCTTGATGTGGTCCACGGCCGGAGTCGTGACTCGCCATTTGGAGTCGGCACGCAGTTTTGAGGTTACGTTCTGGCGCTCGTTTTTCACCGTGCTCAGCCTATCGGCCATCTTGCCGCTTGTCAGTGGCAGGCAGGTGTTCGCCAAATTGCGCCTTGCTACTCCGGCGTTTTGGCTGTCAGCTGTCTGCTGGAGCGTCATGTTCACCGCCTTCATGGTTGCACTCACACTCACCTCCGTGGGCAATGTGCTAGTAACCATGTCGATGGGGCCATTGCTGACGGCTTTGATCGCCCGGGTATTCATCGGCCACAGGGTGCCTATGCGTACCTGGGTGGCCGTGGTCGTTGCAGGCGCTGGAATCTTCTATATGTATGCCTCTCAGGTGGGAAGCATCACGCTGTGGGGGACTTTGGTTGCACTGTGTGTTCCCATAGCGGGAGCTACCAACTGGACGGTTACGCAGCACGCCCATGGCCAAGGCCAAGATGTAGATTTGATGCCTGCCGTATGGGTGGGCGGAGTGATATCGTGCCTGGTGGCGCTGCCCTTGGCGCTGCCGTTCCAGGCCACCGCGCACGACGTGGCCTTGCTTGGTCTACTGGGCGTGTTTCAGTTGGCTGTGCCTTGTGTGCTGAGCGTGCGGGTTGCCCAAGTACTGAAAGCGCCCGAGATATCCTTGTTGCAATTGCTGGAAGTTATTTTTGGCATTCTTCTGGCGTGGTGGGGCGCTAACGAGGTGCCTGGTAGTGCCGTGCTGTCCGGTGGCGCATTGGTCATCGGTGCATTGGTCGTCAACGAACTGATTGGATGGAGACAGCGTCAATGA
- the truB gene encoding tRNA pseudouridine(55) synthase TruB, producing MHPKGGRVRVVRRPVHGVLLLDKPLGWSSNDVLQKVKWLLRAEKAGHTGTLDPLATGVLPLCFGAATKFSQLHLNADKSYDAVARLGVKTSTADAEGDVVEERAVHVNEQDLVRVQAQFLGAISQVPPMHSALKKEGKALYEYARAGIEVVRESRAVQIHKLDVAFEASDAQPVSLNLHVKCSKGTYIRTLGEDIGEALGCGAHLTSLRRVQTGDFGIAQCVTLEALEAMDEAQRLACLLPVEALLADHVPVTLNKENAARFSNGVSRRGAWSDHEMVAVFSETPRALLGTAHTSGGELIPGRLLSPIEIEQIQKFDQI from the coding sequence TTGCACCCTAAGGGTGGGCGCGTTCGTGTGGTGCGTAGGCCCGTGCACGGTGTCTTGCTGCTAGACAAGCCCTTGGGGTGGTCTAGCAACGATGTACTTCAAAAAGTAAAATGGCTGCTGAGGGCCGAAAAGGCGGGCCACACTGGCACTTTGGACCCTCTCGCTACAGGTGTTTTGCCGCTGTGTTTTGGCGCCGCGACCAAGTTTAGCCAGTTGCATTTGAATGCCGACAAAAGCTACGACGCTGTGGCGCGCTTGGGTGTCAAAACCAGTACCGCGGACGCAGAGGGTGATGTTGTTGAAGAGCGTGCGGTGCATGTCAATGAGCAGGACTTGGTGCGGGTCCAGGCGCAGTTTCTCGGCGCGATAAGCCAAGTGCCGCCTATGCACAGCGCCTTGAAAAAAGAAGGAAAAGCCCTGTACGAATACGCAAGGGCCGGTATTGAAGTGGTGCGTGAGTCACGTGCGGTGCAAATTCACAAACTAGATGTGGCGTTTGAGGCATCAGACGCGCAGCCTGTTTCACTCAATTTGCATGTCAAATGCAGCAAGGGAACGTATATACGAACCTTGGGTGAGGACATTGGCGAAGCGCTCGGATGCGGCGCGCATTTGACCAGCTTGCGCCGTGTGCAGACCGGTGATTTTGGTATTGCACAGTGCGTGACTTTGGAAGCATTGGAAGCGATGGATGAGGCGCAAAGACTGGCGTGTTTGCTGCCTGTTGAAGCCTTGCTTGCGGATCATGTGCCTGTCACGTTAAATAAGGAAAATGCAGCCAGGTTTTCCAATGGTGTTTCACGGCGCGGAGCTTGGAGTGATCACGAAATGGTTGCCGTGTTTTCAGAAACACCGCGTGCGTTGCTGGGTACAGCGCATACATCGGGTGGTGAATTGATACCCGGGCGCTTATTGAGCCCCATCGAGATTGAGCAAATTCAGAAGTTTGACCAGATTTAA
- the smpB gene encoding SsrA-binding protein SmpB has protein sequence MAKKPETATRIADNKKAAFNYFFEERFEAGIVLEGWEVKSLREGKVQLTDGYVVIRNGELFILGLQIHPLHTASTHVSPDKVRTKKLLMHREEIKRLIGKVEQKGYTLVPINLHWKSGKVKCDIALAKGKAEHDKRDTIKDREGKREVERAMKDRSR, from the coding sequence ATGGCTAAAAAACCTGAAACCGCAACTCGCATCGCTGACAACAAAAAAGCGGCGTTCAATTATTTTTTTGAAGAACGATTTGAAGCCGGGATTGTGCTCGAAGGCTGGGAGGTCAAGTCACTGCGCGAAGGTAAGGTCCAACTCACCGACGGCTACGTGGTGATACGCAATGGTGAGCTGTTCATCCTTGGCCTGCAGATCCATCCCTTGCATACCGCGTCTACCCATGTGAGCCCTGACAAAGTGCGGACCAAGAAACTGCTCATGCACAGGGAAGAAATCAAACGCTTGATCGGCAAGGTAGAGCAGAAAGGCTATACGCTAGTACCGATTAACCTGCACTGGAAGTCTGGCAAAGTGAAATGCGACATCGCACTCGCCAAAGGCAAGGCCGAGCATGACAAGCGCGACACCATCAAAGATCGAGAAGGCAAGCGTGAGGTGGAGCGGGCTATGAAAGACCGAAGCCGCTAA
- the infB gene encoding translation initiation factor IF-2, translating into MSSTTVAEFASELKKSTEVLLEQLKSAGVAKSSASEVLTDSDKHSLLSYLQNSHGTASAERKKITLVKRQTTEIKQADATGKARTIQVEVRKKRTFVRRDDGVDQVTDAQEQEVAAQQAETEAQTAELARREEEASRQAELIRLQEEELAQRRLERELQEQKARELAEQAAAKAAQEALEAQEAAQARALAEKAKITVAVAAPIDTAAKEAEAAAKAEALVKARVVASEKAAADSKARAAEEAARATDLGERRRKAEAEAAAIRLMMSAPAKKPMLAKKPDEAKPDPAKAGLKGTLHKPAAGAAGAAKPAKPGAPATPASGSPGNAGGGSGKEVKSAKLSSSWAGDPAKKKAIPTRGDTGAGAGRSSNWRAGPKGRRGSNDREEQRPQVAIAEARVIEVHVPETITVSDLAHKMAVKGSEVIKHLMKLGQMVTINQSLDQDTAMIVVEEMGHKAVVAALDDPEAFTDDEVSEHHAETLPRAPVVTVMGHVDHGKTSLLDYIRRAKVASGEAGGITQHIGAYHVETPRGMVSFLDTPGHEAFTAMRARGAKATDIVILVVAADDGVMPQTKEAIKHAKAAGVPLVVAINKIDKPDANPERVKNELVVEEVVPEEFGGDSPFVPVSAKTGQGIDELLEQVLLQAEILELRAPVDAMAKGLVIEARLDKGRGPVATILVQSGTLKTGDIVLAGSTYGRVRAMLDENGKPIKTAGPSIPVEIQGLTEVPQAGDEFMVLADERRAREIATYRAGKFRNTKLAKQQAAKLENMFSDISAGEVKMLPIIVKADVQGSQEALSQSLLKLSNDEIKVQLVYAAVGAISESDVNLAIASKAVILGFNTRADAGARKLAEGNGVDIRYYDIIYDAVDDLKLAMSGMLTPDKKEEVIGTAEIRQVFKVSKIGSIAGCMVTAGVVRRSARLRLLRNNMVIYTGELDSLKRFKDDVREVRENFECGLNIKNYNEIEEGDVLEFFEIREVARTL; encoded by the coding sequence ATGTCCAGTACGACAGTCGCCGAGTTTGCCAGTGAACTCAAAAAATCAACCGAAGTTTTGCTTGAGCAATTGAAGTCTGCCGGAGTCGCTAAGTCTTCGGCTTCAGAAGTCTTGACAGACTCGGATAAGCACAGCTTGTTGAGCTATTTGCAAAACAGCCATGGAACGGCTTCCGCCGAGCGGAAGAAGATCACCCTGGTTAAGCGTCAGACTACCGAAATCAAGCAAGCTGATGCCACAGGCAAGGCCCGCACGATCCAAGTGGAAGTCCGCAAGAAGCGAACCTTTGTTCGTCGTGATGACGGAGTGGACCAAGTCACTGATGCTCAAGAGCAGGAAGTCGCTGCTCAGCAAGCTGAGACTGAAGCCCAAACGGCCGAACTTGCGCGCCGAGAGGAAGAGGCAAGTCGCCAAGCTGAATTGATTCGCCTTCAAGAGGAAGAGCTAGCTCAACGGCGCTTGGAGCGCGAGCTTCAAGAACAGAAAGCACGTGAGTTGGCTGAGCAAGCAGCCGCCAAAGCAGCGCAAGAAGCGCTAGAAGCGCAAGAAGCGGCGCAGGCACGTGCATTGGCTGAAAAGGCGAAGATAACGGTTGCAGTAGCAGCCCCCATCGATACGGCGGCCAAAGAGGCCGAAGCTGCTGCGAAAGCAGAAGCCTTAGTAAAAGCCCGAGTTGTCGCAAGCGAAAAGGCTGCAGCCGATTCCAAAGCACGCGCTGCCGAAGAAGCTGCGCGTGCCACTGATTTGGGCGAGCGTCGCCGCAAAGCCGAAGCCGAAGCAGCGGCCATTCGTTTGATGATGTCTGCCCCGGCTAAGAAGCCGATGTTGGCCAAAAAACCGGATGAGGCGAAGCCAGATCCTGCCAAAGCGGGTCTCAAAGGCACATTGCATAAACCTGCTGCAGGTGCAGCAGGAGCCGCAAAACCTGCTAAGCCAGGTGCACCAGCTACGCCAGCGTCTGGCAGTCCAGGTAACGCGGGTGGTGGTAGCGGTAAAGAAGTCAAGTCCGCCAAGCTGTCCAGCAGCTGGGCGGGTGACCCCGCAAAGAAAAAGGCAATTCCTACCCGTGGCGACACTGGCGCAGGAGCCGGGCGTTCGAGCAACTGGCGCGCTGGCCCCAAAGGCAGACGTGGCAGCAACGACCGCGAGGAACAACGTCCTCAAGTCGCTATCGCTGAAGCGCGTGTTATTGAAGTACATGTGCCAGAAACCATTACTGTTTCTGACTTGGCGCACAAAATGGCGGTCAAGGGTTCTGAAGTCATCAAGCATTTGATGAAGCTTGGGCAGATGGTGACGATCAACCAGTCCTTGGACCAAGATACCGCCATGATTGTGGTGGAGGAAATGGGCCATAAAGCAGTTGTGGCAGCACTGGACGATCCTGAGGCATTCACGGATGACGAAGTGTCCGAACATCACGCCGAAACCCTGCCACGCGCACCCGTTGTGACCGTGATGGGCCACGTGGACCATGGTAAGACTTCATTGTTGGATTACATTCGCCGTGCCAAAGTAGCATCTGGGGAAGCCGGTGGCATTACCCAGCACATTGGTGCTTACCATGTGGAAACACCTCGCGGCATGGTGTCCTTCTTGGACACCCCTGGACATGAGGCGTTTACCGCTATGCGTGCCCGTGGTGCCAAGGCCACGGACATCGTGATTTTGGTGGTTGCTGCTGACGACGGTGTGATGCCGCAAACCAAAGAGGCCATCAAGCATGCCAAGGCTGCAGGCGTTCCTTTGGTTGTGGCGATCAATAAGATCGACAAGCCCGATGCCAACCCTGAGCGCGTGAAGAACGAACTGGTGGTTGAAGAGGTGGTGCCAGAAGAGTTCGGTGGAGATTCGCCTTTTGTGCCAGTGTCTGCCAAGACGGGTCAAGGCATTGATGAATTGCTGGAACAAGTGTTGTTGCAAGCCGAGATCTTGGAACTGCGTGCACCAGTGGACGCCATGGCCAAGGGCTTGGTGATTGAAGCGCGCTTGGACAAGGGCCGTGGCCCGGTTGCTACCATCTTGGTGCAGTCAGGCACATTGAAGACGGGTGACATTGTGCTGGCGGGTTCTACGTATGGCCGTGTTCGTGCCATGTTGGATGAAAACGGCAAGCCAATCAAAACGGCTGGACCTTCCATTCCTGTTGAAATTCAGGGTCTGACCGAAGTGCCTCAAGCAGGTGATGAATTCATGGTGCTTGCGGATGAACGCCGTGCCCGTGAAATTGCCACCTACCGTGCAGGCAAGTTCCGCAACACCAAGCTGGCTAAGCAACAAGCGGCCAAGCTGGAGAATATGTTCTCGGACATCTCTGCTGGCGAAGTCAAAATGCTGCCCATCATCGTCAAAGCCGATGTGCAAGGTTCGCAAGAAGCGTTGTCGCAATCCTTGCTTAAGCTCTCGAATGATGAGATCAAAGTGCAGTTGGTTTACGCCGCAGTGGGTGCTATCAGCGAGTCGGACGTGAATCTGGCGATTGCTTCTAAGGCAGTCATTCTTGGCTTCAACACCCGTGCAGATGCCGGTGCGCGCAAGCTTGCTGAAGGCAATGGTGTCGACATTCGCTACTACGACATCATTTACGATGCGGTGGACGATCTGAAGCTCGCAATGTCTGGCATGTTGACGCCCGACAAGAAGGAAGAAGTCATCGGTACTGCGGAGATCCGCCAAGTGTTCAAGGTCAGCAAGATTGGTTCTATCGCTGGCTGTATGGTTACTGCTGGTGTGGTCCGCCGCTCCGCTCGCTTGCGCTTGTTGCGCAACAACATGGTGATTTACACCGGCGAGCTGGATTCCTTGAAGCGTTTCAAAGACGACGTGCGCGAAGTTCGCGAGAACTTCGAATGCGGTTTGAACATCAAGAACTACAACGAGATTGAAGAAGGCGATGTGCTCGAGTTCTTCGAAATTCGCGAAGTTGCGCGTACTTTGTAA
- the rbfA gene encoding 30S ribosome-binding factor RbfA, whose amino-acid sequence MVRKKSSTPNRSFKVADQIQRDLTELIARELKDPRVGMVTIQAVEVTPDYAHAKVFFSLLVGDPVATAEGLNQAAGFLRSGLFKRLHIHTVPTLHFLFDRTTEKAADMNALIARAVSSRAKED is encoded by the coding sequence ATCGTGCGTAAAAAGTCCAGTACCCCAAACCGCAGCTTTAAGGTCGCTGATCAAATTCAGCGTGATTTGACCGAGCTCATTGCTAGGGAACTTAAAGATCCGCGGGTTGGGATGGTTACGATTCAGGCTGTGGAGGTCACGCCTGACTATGCGCATGCCAAAGTGTTCTTCAGTCTCTTGGTGGGTGACCCTGTCGCTACAGCTGAAGGCTTGAACCAAGCTGCCGGCTTCTTGCGATCGGGGCTATTCAAGCGATTGCACATTCACACTGTGCCAACCTTGCATTTCTTGTTTGATCGTACGACCGAGAAAGCTGCTGACATGAATGCATTGATAGCACGTGCGGTTTCATCACGCGCAAAAGAGGACTGA
- the typA gene encoding translational GTPase TypA, producing the protein MSIKQIRNIAIIAHVDHGKTTMVDQLLRQSGTFADHEKVVDTVMDNNAIEKERGITILAKNCAVVWEGTHINIVDTPGHADFGGEVERALSMVDSVLLLIDAQEGPMPQTRFVTKKALALGLKPIVVVNKVDKPGANPDKVVNAAFDLFDKLGATDEQLDFPVVYASGINGWSSLEEGAAGEQWGPDMSALFNTILKHVPPNSGDPAAPLQLQISALDFSSFVGRIGVGRISQGTVKPMQDVVVMEGPNGKAVKGRVNQVLTFQGLDRVQSPLAGPGDIVLINGIEEIGIGVTVTDPANPQPLPMLKVDEPTLTMNFCVNTSPLAGREGKFVTSRQIWDRLQKELQHNVALRVNETDEEGVFEVLGRGELHLTILLENMRREGYEMAVSKPRVMFKDIDGEKHEPIELVTADIEEQHQGGVMQAMGERKGELVNMEPDGRGRVRLEYRIPARGLIGFSNEFLNLTRGSGLISNIFDCYEPHKGDIGSRKNGVLISMDDGEIFTYALGKLDERGRMFVKPNDPVYEGMIVGIHNRDNDLIVNATRTKQLTNFRVSGKEDAIKITPPIELTLEYGVEFIDDDELVEITPKSVRLRKRFLKEHERKRASRD; encoded by the coding sequence ATGAGCATTAAGCAAATCCGCAACATCGCCATCATTGCCCACGTTGACCATGGCAAGACCACCATGGTTGACCAGTTGCTGCGTCAGTCCGGCACTTTTGCCGATCACGAAAAAGTGGTCGACACCGTGATGGATAACAACGCGATTGAAAAAGAGCGTGGCATCACGATTTTGGCCAAGAACTGCGCCGTGGTTTGGGAAGGTACCCACATCAACATCGTCGACACGCCCGGACACGCGGACTTCGGTGGCGAGGTGGAGCGCGCATTGAGCATGGTGGACAGCGTGTTGTTGCTGATCGATGCCCAGGAAGGCCCCATGCCCCAAACCCGCTTTGTGACCAAGAAGGCCTTGGCCTTGGGTCTGAAGCCCATCGTGGTGGTGAACAAGGTGGATAAGCCTGGTGCGAATCCTGACAAAGTGGTCAATGCTGCATTCGATTTGTTCGACAAGCTGGGCGCGACCGACGAGCAGTTGGACTTCCCTGTGGTGTATGCCTCTGGTATCAATGGTTGGTCTTCACTGGAAGAAGGCGCTGCTGGTGAGCAATGGGGCCCCGACATGTCGGCCTTGTTCAACACCATCCTGAAGCACGTGCCACCGAACTCTGGTGACCCCGCTGCGCCCTTGCAGTTGCAAATTTCTGCACTGGACTTCTCGAGCTTCGTTGGCCGTATCGGCGTGGGGCGTATCAGCCAAGGTACCGTTAAGCCCATGCAGGATGTGGTGGTTATGGAAGGTCCGAACGGCAAAGCTGTCAAAGGCCGTGTCAACCAGGTGTTGACATTCCAGGGTCTAGACCGCGTGCAAAGTCCTTTGGCTGGACCTGGCGACATCGTTCTGATCAATGGTATTGAAGAAATCGGTATCGGCGTGACGGTGACTGACCCAGCCAACCCACAGCCTTTGCCCATGCTGAAGGTGGACGAGCCCACGCTAACTATGAACTTCTGCGTGAACACCAGCCCCTTGGCTGGCCGCGAAGGCAAGTTTGTGACCAGCCGCCAAATCTGGGACCGTCTGCAAAAAGAACTGCAACACAACGTCGCCTTGCGCGTCAATGAAACAGACGAAGAAGGCGTGTTTGAAGTGCTGGGTCGCGGTGAATTGCACTTGACTATTCTTTTGGAAAACATGCGCCGTGAAGGCTATGAAATGGCCGTTTCCAAACCCCGCGTGATGTTCAAGGACATCGATGGCGAGAAGCATGAGCCCATTGAGTTGGTGACAGCCGACATTGAAGAGCAACACCAGGGCGGCGTGATGCAAGCCATGGGCGAGCGCAAGGGTGAGCTGGTGAATATGGAACCGGATGGTCGCGGCCGTGTGCGCTTGGAATACCGTATCCCTGCCCGTGGCTTGATCGGTTTCTCCAACGAGTTCCTGAACTTGACCCGTGGTTCAGGTTTGATCTCCAACATCTTTGACTGCTATGAGCCGCACAAGGGCGACATCGGTAGCCGGAAGAACGGCGTTTTGATCTCCATGGACGACGGCGAAATCTTCACCTACGCCTTGGGCAAACTGGATGAACGTGGCCGTATGTTCGTGAAGCCTAACGACCCGGTGTACGAAGGCATGATTGTGGGTATCCACAACCGTGACAACGATTTGATCGTAAACGCGACACGTACCAAGCAGCTAACCAACTTCCGTGTTTCCGGCAAGGAAGATGCCATCAAGATCACACCGCCTATTGAGCTGACCTTGGAGTACGGCGTGGAGTTCATTGACGATGATGAGCTGGTAGAAATCACGCCCAAGTCGGTGCGTCTGCGTAAGCGCTTCTTGAAAGAGCACGAACGCAAGCGTGCTTCCCGCGATTAA
- a CDS encoding enoyl-CoA hydratase/isomerase family protein: MTYVHENSELLTEVRGGVGFITLNRPKALNALSLGMVRSLSAVLLDWKDTAAIHAVAIRGSNKEGVFGGFCAGGDIRFFHAAALAGNPALEDFFTEEYALNHLIHTYPKPYIAFMDGIVMGGGMGISQGASHRLVTARTKMAMPETNIGLFPDVGGGYFLSRCPGRVGEWLALTGEVIGADQALAFGLADHVLDPANLATAWDALASQDWNQEDPLVNWVATYSVAESAHSTGAEGQIDQFFSRDTVSEILSALELDASGWAQATAATLRKRSPLMLHIVLEQVRRARSMTLADDLRMERGMVRHCFATQHLGRQGPSSETVEGIRALAVDKDHSPRWSPARIEDVTTEMVEGFFQSPWPAHAHPLRDLV, from the coding sequence ATGACATACGTACATGAGAATTCAGAGCTCTTAACCGAAGTGCGCGGCGGCGTAGGCTTTATCACCTTGAATCGCCCCAAAGCCTTGAATGCGCTCAGTCTGGGCATGGTGCGAAGTTTGTCTGCGGTGTTGCTCGACTGGAAAGACACTGCAGCTATTCATGCCGTCGCCATACGGGGTAGCAACAAAGAGGGCGTTTTTGGTGGATTTTGCGCCGGTGGCGACATCCGCTTCTTTCATGCCGCAGCGCTTGCTGGCAATCCCGCGTTGGAAGACTTTTTCACCGAAGAGTACGCGCTCAACCACCTCATCCATACCTACCCCAAACCCTACATTGCCTTTATGGATGGCATTGTCATGGGCGGAGGCATGGGAATCAGCCAAGGTGCCTCGCACCGGTTGGTGACCGCACGGACCAAGATGGCAATGCCAGAAACCAATATTGGTTTGTTCCCAGACGTTGGCGGTGGCTACTTCTTAAGCCGTTGCCCAGGCAGAGTGGGGGAGTGGTTGGCGTTGACCGGTGAAGTGATAGGCGCAGATCAAGCCCTTGCCTTTGGATTGGCTGACCACGTGCTGGACCCGGCAAACCTTGCGACCGCGTGGGACGCTTTGGCGTCACAGGATTGGAATCAAGAGGATCCACTTGTCAATTGGGTTGCTACATATTCAGTAGCTGAAAGCGCACATTCCACGGGCGCTGAAGGCCAGATTGATCAATTTTTCTCCCGCGATACGGTGTCTGAGATCCTTAGCGCTTTGGAGCTTGACGCCAGTGGCTGGGCACAAGCCACTGCCGCCACCTTGCGCAAGCGCTCGCCGCTCATGCTGCATATAGTGTTGGAGCAAGTGCGCCGTGCACGATCGATGACGCTTGCTGATGACTTGCGCATGGAACGGGGCATGGTGCGCCATTGCTTTGCCACGCAGCATCTGGGGCGTCAAGGGCCGAGTAGCGAGACGGTGGAGGGTATTCGTGCTCTCGCGGTGGACAAAGACCATAGCCCGCGCTGGAGTCCGGCGCGTATTGAAGATGTCACTACCGAAATGGTCGAGGGCTTCTTTCAAAGCCCTTGGCCTGCGCATGCTCACCCTTTACGGGACTTGGTGTAA